A section of the Paracoccaceae bacterium genome encodes:
- a CDS encoding valine--tRNA ligase, with protein MTMDKSFDAATAEARISAEWLKAEAFAAGANAMPGAEPFSIMIPPPNVTGVLHMGHAFNNTLQDILIRWHRMRGFDTLWQPGMDHAGIATQMVVERELAKDKSNATRRDMGREAFTEKVWEWKKQSGGTIIEQLQRIGASCDWSRTAFTMSGAPGAPEGEEGNFHDAVIKVFVDMYDKGLIYRGKRLVNWDPKFETAISDLEVENIETPGHMWHFKYPLASGASYEYVEKDEDGKVTLRETRDYISIATTRPETMLGDGAVAVHPSDERYASIVGKLCEIPVGPKEYRRQIPIITDEYPDPAFGSGAVKITGAHDFNDYAVAERGGIPKYRLMDTQAAMRADGAPYAEAATRAQEIAGGAEATGAEIDTLNLVPDELRGLDRFEARDAVVEQITSEGLAVMVPENDPRLGKAARTPLPPEEGGDTPEAEMVPLVETKPIMQPFGDRSKVVIEPMLTDQWFVATDKIVGPAIDAVKSGDVRIMPEQHEKVYFHWLENIEPWCISRQLWWGHQIPVWYGPRIVDSSDGAYPLSYNPPMYFCANSADQAAKKANEYYGHNVQIEFSKFENLPALEGMQKTANPTAFAIGSPESMQLEKVVLARDPDVLDTWFSSGLWPIGTLGWPEETEEFKRYFPTSTLITGFDIIFFWVARMMMMQFAVVGQKPFSDVYVHALVRDEKGKKMSKSLGNVMDPLELIDEFGADAMRFALISMGRDLKLSKQRIAGYRNFGTKLWNAARFAEMNGVFGQQPGETPTPTHPVNRWIVGEVARTAADVDEALAAYRFSDAASTLYAFVWGRFCDWYVEFSKPLFDGEHAGETRQTMAWALDHCLLMLHPFMPFITEELWALSGKRTKQLVHGDWPELDASVADAEADAEISWVIALIEGIRSVRGEMNVPASLKAPLVRVELDAAGAKAWGNNAALITRMARLGDVTEGSAPKGSATIAVPGGSFALPLADIIDVGAEKARLSKTLEKLDKDLRGLSGRLNNPKFIDSAPEEVVEETRALATEKEAERARIAAAVERLGEVS; from the coding sequence ATGACGATGGACAAGAGTTTCGATGCGGCCACGGCCGAGGCGCGGATTTCGGCTGAGTGGCTGAAGGCAGAGGCCTTTGCGGCGGGCGCAAACGCCATGCCGGGGGCCGAGCCGTTCAGCATCATGATCCCGCCGCCCAACGTCACCGGCGTGCTGCACATGGGTCATGCGTTCAACAACACGTTGCAGGATATCCTGATCCGCTGGCACCGGATGCGTGGGTTCGACACGCTGTGGCAACCCGGCATGGACCACGCCGGGATCGCCACGCAGATGGTTGTGGAACGTGAACTCGCCAAGGACAAATCCAACGCCACCCGCCGCGACATGGGGCGTGAGGCGTTCACGGAAAAAGTGTGGGAGTGGAAGAAGCAATCCGGCGGCACGATCATCGAGCAGTTGCAGCGCATCGGTGCCAGTTGCGACTGGTCGCGCACCGCTTTCACCATGTCCGGCGCGCCCGGCGCCCCAGAGGGGGAAGAGGGGAATTTTCACGACGCGGTCATCAAGGTTTTCGTCGACATGTACGACAAGGGCCTGATTTATCGCGGAAAACGGCTGGTGAACTGGGATCCGAAGTTCGAAACCGCGATTTCCGATCTTGAGGTCGAGAATATCGAGACCCCGGGCCACATGTGGCACTTCAAATACCCGCTGGCCAGTGGCGCGAGTTATGAATACGTCGAGAAGGACGAAGACGGCAAGGTGACCCTGCGCGAAACGCGGGATTACATCTCGATCGCGACCACGCGGCCCGAAACGATGCTGGGCGACGGCGCTGTGGCGGTTCATCCGTCGGATGAACGGTACGCCTCAATTGTCGGGAAATTGTGTGAAATCCCGGTCGGACCGAAAGAATACCGCCGCCAGATTCCGATCATCACCGATGAATACCCGGACCCCGCGTTTGGCTCTGGCGCGGTGAAGATCACCGGCGCGCATGACTTCAACGACTACGCGGTGGCAGAACGCGGCGGCATCCCGAAATACCGTCTGATGGACACACAGGCCGCGATGCGGGCCGATGGCGCGCCCTATGCCGAGGCGGCGACGCGGGCGCAGGAAATCGCGGGCGGGGCTGAGGCGACGGGGGCTGAGATTGATACGCTGAACCTCGTCCCCGACGAGTTGCGCGGGTTGGATCGGTTCGAAGCGCGGGACGCGGTGGTTGAGCAGATTACCTCCGAAGGTTTGGCGGTGATGGTGCCGGAAAATGACCCCCGCCTCGGCAAGGCCGCGCGCACCCCGCTGCCCCCTGAGGAAGGCGGTGACACGCCCGAGGCCGAAATGGTCCCCCTGGTCGAGACCAAACCGATCATGCAGCCCTTCGGCGACCGATCAAAAGTCGTCATCGAGCCGATGCTGACCGACCAGTGGTTCGTCGCCACCGACAAAATCGTCGGCCCGGCCATCGACGCGGTGAAGAGTGGCGACGTGCGGATCATGCCGGAACAGCATGAGAAGGTGTATTTTCACTGGCTGGAGAATATCGAGCCCTGGTGCATCAGCCGCCAACTCTGGTGGGGGCATCAGATACCGGTTTGGTATGGGCCGCGGATTGTGGATAGCAGTGATGGAGCATACCCACTGTCGTATAATCCACCAATGTATTTTTGCGCGAATTCGGCGGATCAGGCTGCAAAAAAAGCCAACGAGTACTATGGCCACAATGTTCAAATCGAATTTAGCAAGTTCGAAAACCTCCCAGCGCTTGAAGGTATGCAGAAGACAGCGAACCCAACTGCGTTTGCGATTGGTTCGCCAGAGAGCATGCAACTTGAGAAAGTTGTTCTCGCCCGCGACCCCGACGTCCTTGACACCTGGTTCTCCTCCGGCCTCTGGCCCATCGGCACCCTCGGCTGGCCCGAGGAGACCGAGGAATTCAAACGCTACTTCCCCACCTCGACTCTGATCACCGGGTTCGACATCATCTTCTTCTGGGTCGCCCGGATGATGATGATGCAGTTCGCTGTGGTCGGGCAGAAACCGTTCAGCGACGTTTACGTCCACGCCCTTGTCCGCGATGAGAAGGGCAAGAAGATGAGCAAAAGCCTCGGCAACGTCATGGACCCCCTTGAACTCATTGACGAATTCGGGGCCGACGCGATGCGGTTTGCGCTGATCTCGATGGGCCGCGACCTGAAGCTGTCGAAGCAGCGGATCGCCGGATATCGCAACTTCGGCACCAAGCTGTGGAACGCCGCGCGTTTTGCCGAGATGAACGGCGTTTTTGGCCAGCAGCCCGGCGAAACGCCGACCCCAACCCACCCCGTCAACCGCTGGATCGTGGGAGAGGTCGCGCGCACCGCGGCGGATGTTGACGAAGCACTCGCCGCCTATCGCTTTTCCGACGCCGCCAGCACGCTTTATGCTTTCGTCTGGGGCCGGTTCTGCGACTGGTACGTCGAATTCTCCAAGCCGCTGTTTGATGGCGAACACGCGGGCGAAACCCGTCAGACGATGGCCTGGGCGCTGGATCACTGCCTGCTGATGCTGCACCCCTTCATGCCCTTCATTACCGAAGAGCTTTGGGCGCTGTCCGGCAAGCGCACCAAGCAACTGGTGCATGGCGATTGGCCCGAGTTGGACGCTAGTGTCGCGGATGCCGAGGCGGACGCCGAAATCTCCTGGGTGATCGCATTGATCGAAGGCATCCGATCGGTCCGTGGCGAAATGAACGTCCCCGCATCGCTGAAAGCGCCGCTGGTGCGGGTCGAACTGGACGCCGCCGGGGCGAAGGCGTGGGGCAATAACGCCGCCCTGATCACGCGAATGGCGCGGCTGGGCGATGTGACCGAAGGCTCCGCGCCCAAGGGGTCCGCGACGATCGCTGTTCCGGGCGGCTCGTTTGCTTTGCCGCTGGCCGACATCATCGACGTCGGAGCCGAAAAAGCGCGGCTTTCCAAGACGTTGGAGAAGCTCGACAAAGACCTGCGAGGGCTGAGCGGGCGTCTGAACAACCCCAAATTCATCGACAGCGCGCCGGAAGAGGTGGTCGAGGAAACCCGCGCTCTGGCGACCGAAAAAGAGGCCGAGCGGGCGCGGATTGCGGCAGCTGTGGAACGGCTGGGTGAGGTAAGTTAA
- a CDS encoding aminotransferase class V-fold PLP-dependent enzyme, producing the protein MTLGQGRHYLAIPGPSVMPDRVLAAMHRPAPNIYEGGLTDAMPGIVADLKAVARTRHDVAIYIGNGHAGWEAALANTHAPGDLALVLATGAFAHGWAGMAQAMQIETLIIDHGIHAPVDPDRLAQALAADTDQRIKSVMVVQADTSTSVLSDIAQLRAVLDAAGHPALLMVDCIAALACDRFEMDAWGADLMVAGSQKGLMTPPGLAFVYFNDHARAAAPAHVSNYWNWQPRADGELLTHYFCGTAPTHHLFGLREALDMIAEEGIEAIWTRHATLARAIWAAADAWAIAGTLRLNVADPAQRSHAVTTLHLPSPKATELRSWVAANAGVTLGIGLGFDTDDDPDATGTFRIGHMGHVNAQMILGALGAIETGMKALDIPHGPGAISAAAEVLSTG; encoded by the coding sequence ATGACACTGGGACAGGGGCGGCATTATCTGGCGATTCCCGGCCCCTCGGTGATGCCCGACAGGGTGCTGGCGGCGATGCACCGCCCGGCGCCGAATATCTATGAAGGCGGGTTGACCGATGCGATGCCCGGCATTGTTGCCGACCTGAAGGCGGTGGCGCGCACCCGCCATGACGTCGCCATCTACATCGGCAACGGCCATGCAGGCTGGGAAGCGGCCCTGGCCAATACCCACGCGCCCGGCGATCTGGCGCTGGTGTTGGCCACCGGCGCATTCGCCCACGGCTGGGCGGGCATGGCGCAGGCGATGCAGATTGAGACGCTGATCATCGACCACGGCATACACGCGCCGGTCGATCCCGATCGTCTGGCCCAGGCGCTGGCTGCTGACACGGACCAGCGGATCAAATCGGTGATGGTGGTGCAGGCCGATACCTCGACCAGTGTGCTAAGCGATATTGCCCAGCTGCGTGCCGTGCTGGATGCCGCCGGGCACCCCGCGTTGCTGATGGTCGATTGCATCGCAGCCCTTGCCTGTGACCGGTTCGAGATGGACGCCTGGGGCGCCGATCTGATGGTTGCGGGATCCCAGAAAGGGCTGATGACGCCGCCGGGCCTGGCATTCGTCTATTTCAACGACCACGCACGGGCGGCGGCACCGGCGCATGTCAGCAACTATTGGAACTGGCAACCGCGCGCCGATGGCGAATTGCTGACGCATTATTTCTGCGGCACCGCGCCGACCCATCATCTGTTCGGCTTGCGCGAAGCGCTGGACATGATTGCCGAGGAAGGTATCGAGGCGATCTGGACCCGCCACGCAACCCTGGCCCGGGCGATCTGGGCCGCCGCCGACGCCTGGGCAATTGCCGGGACCTTGCGCCTGAACGTGGCCGATCCGGCGCAGCGCAGCCACGCGGTCACAACGCTGCACCTGCCGAGCCCCAAAGCGACCGAGCTGCGCAGCTGGGTCGCCGCCAACGCAGGCGTGACGCTGGGCATCGGGCTGGGGTTTGACACAGACGATGACCCCGACGCGACCGGCACATTCCGCATTGGCCATATGGGCCATGTGAACGCGCAGATGATCCTGGGCGCGCTGGGCGCCATCGAAACCGGGATGAAAGCGCTGGACATCCCGCACGGACCCGGAGCGATCAGTGCCGCTGCTGAAGTGCTTTCAACTGGTTAG
- a CDS encoding twin-arginine translocation signal domain-containing protein gives MPNLNRRGFLAASAAAVSLRAVPQIATKTGGRRILTLVYDKSLGMMRAVDRLVP, from the coding sequence ATGCCAAACCTGAATCGCCGAGGGTTTCTCGCCGCAAGCGCCGCCGCCGTCAGTCTGCGCGCCGTGCCGCAGATTGCCACGAAAACCGGAGGGCGGCGGATTTTGACGCTGGTCTATGACAAGTCGTTGGGGATGATGCGGGCGGTTGATCGGCTGGTGCCGTAG
- a CDS encoding pyridoxal phosphate-dependent aminotransferase produces MRGPRFTELAASLPATVPFVGPETQERARGAPFIARLGANENIFGPSPRAIAAMADAAGDAWMYGDPENHDLRAALAAHHGVPSDNIVVGEGIDALLGYLVRLLIGPGDAVVTSDGAYPTFNFHVAGFGGALHKVPYRDDHEDSEALLAKAAAVDARLIYFANPDNPMGSWHKAAVVTDMIGRVPDGAVLILDEAYGEFAPEDSLPPLDTSDPRVIRMRTFSKAYGMAGARIGYAIGHSDLIGAFNKLRNHFAVNRIAQAGALAALADQGYLASVVADVAAARDRIGSIAAENGLSTLPSATNFVAIDCGRDGDFARAVQAGLVERGIFARMPFVAPQDRCIRISAGRPTDLEAFALALPKAFTNAQR; encoded by the coding sequence ATGAGGGGACCTCGTTTTACCGAACTCGCCGCCAGCCTGCCCGCCACCGTGCCGTTCGTCGGCCCGGAAACGCAAGAACGCGCGCGCGGTGCGCCCTTCATCGCGCGTCTTGGCGCGAACGAGAATATCTTTGGCCCCTCACCTCGCGCAATCGCCGCCATGGCCGATGCTGCGGGCGACGCGTGGATGTACGGCGACCCGGAAAACCATGACCTGAGGGCGGCGCTGGCCGCGCATCACGGCGTCCCATCGGACAACATCGTGGTTGGCGAAGGCATCGACGCGCTGCTGGGGTATCTGGTGCGGCTGCTGATCGGCCCCGGCGATGCGGTGGTGACCAGCGACGGGGCCTACCCGACCTTCAACTTCCACGTCGCGGGCTTTGGCGGTGCGCTGCATAAGGTGCCCTACCGCGATGACCACGAAGACTCCGAGGCGCTGCTGGCCAAAGCCGCCGCAGTGGACGCCAGGCTGATCTATTTCGCCAACCCGGACAATCCGATGGGCAGCTGGCACAAGGCCGCGGTGGTAACGGATATGATCGGCCGCGTGCCCGATGGCGCAGTATTGATCCTGGATGAGGCTTATGGCGAATTCGCCCCTGAAGACAGCCTGCCGCCGCTGGATACCTCCGACCCGCGGGTGATCCGAATGCGCACGTTCTCAAAGGCTTACGGGATGGCGGGCGCGCGCATCGGCTATGCCATCGGGCATAGCGACTTGATCGGGGCGTTCAACAAGCTACGCAATCATTTCGCCGTGAACAGGATCGCACAGGCAGGGGCGCTGGCCGCCTTGGCGGATCAGGGATACCTCGCCAGCGTCGTTGCCGACGTGGCCGCCGCGCGCGACCGGATCGGGTCGATCGCCGCTGAAAACGGGCTGAGCACCCTGCCTTCGGCCACCAACTTCGTCGCCATCGACTGTGGCCGGGACGGCGATTTCGCCCGTGCCGTGCAGGCCGGGCTGGTCGAGCGTGGGATATTCGCCCGCATGCCCTTCGTTGCACCGCAAGATCGCTGCATCCGGATCAGCGCCGGGCGACCAACGGATCTGGAGGCGTTCGCCCTGGCTTTGCCGAAGGCATTTACCAACGCGCAGCGTTAA